From a region of the Daphnia pulicaria isolate SC F1-1A chromosome 1, SC_F0-13Bv2, whole genome shotgun sequence genome:
- the LOC124349894 gene encoding uncharacterized protein LOC124349894, translating into MRKKGLFKEANEKHSAENIPKKSRSNKKTLPAHVIEENNVEGFNSHEENCLKYFRTIMEDENKIASDERNLNKKLVKRGFQQPEISQYIKDVSSDNYNTNKHRMIRIMFLANQLARDAGVELLIFGYFPNVTVGSCAAWAFGEETKNFVRKPTAKSFLEHWENLFSLKEDIRQNPDKANVDVENEEPQTENVELNKEKEVVGVHVSHIGSEGESVELTNKESEAGGVESSNKKSFEPEQKHFPSHLIHGTQHPSSTFTVTLTQSEDGTYLPPPHLIDQLDAWGLGVSPSPIINTLAPPSSGQLLLEIATESTSDRTGASNVAASVLPVPVNGKKKRQNNSKKTKSSTSGENAQTKGQASPKRLPAELTAKAASNPSLLHPVTSSEAQVLITAVISAANTSIGNPVLRFRETGQPVTKNKDLTAGKKVRQKEQESQNHLPVEITTMTASNPSSFPPVTMSETQVLISSPSPPVSVVTIRSETPELPTPETGQWVKENGVLASSDSASASIFNQHKRKKCVESETSTEQIGCNN; encoded by the exons ATGAGGAAAAAAGGCCTTTTCAAAGAAGCCAATGAAAAGCATTCAGCTGAAAACATCCCAAAGAAATCtagaagtaataaaaaaacattgccTGCTCATGTTATTGAAGAAAACAATGTTGAAGGATTTAACAGCCATGAGGAAAATTGCTTAAAGTATTTCAGAACCATAATGgaagatgaaaataaaatagccTCAGATGAAAGAAacctgaataaaaaattagttaaaaGAGGATTTCAACAACCAGAAATCAGTCAGTACATTAAAGATGTCTCGTCTGACAATTACAACACCAACAAGCACCGAATGATTCGAATCATGTTtctt GCTAACCAGCTTGCCAGAGACGCCGGTGTTGAATTACTCATTTTTGGGTATTTCCCAAATGTTACTGTGGGAAGTTGTGCAGCATGGGCATTTGGTGAAGAGACTAAAAATTTTGTAAGGAAACCAACAGCCAAATCTTTTCTTGAACATtgggaaaatttattttcattaaaagAAG ATATACGTCAAAATCCAGACAAGGCCAATGTTGatgttgaaaatgaagaaccacaaactgaaaatgttgagttaaacaaagaaaaagaagttgttgGTGTTCATGTATCACACATTGGTTCAGAAGGTGAAAGTGTGGAGCTAACAAATAAAGAGTCAGAAGCTGGTGGTGTGGAGTCATCAAACAAAAAGTCCTTTGAACCTGagcaaaaacattttccatcACACTTGATTCATGGAACACAACATCCGTCCAGTACTTTTACCGTTACACTGACACAAAGTGAAGATGGCACATATTTACCACCACCACATCTCATTG ATCAACTAGATGCCTGGGGATTAGGTGTGTCACCATCACCCATAATTAATACACTGGCTCCACCATCATCAGGACAGCTGTTGCTTGAAATTGCAACAG aATCGACATCCGATCGAACAGGGGCTTCAAATGTGGCTGCGTCTGTACTTCCAGTTCCAGTAAATGGTAAGAAAAAACGCCAAAATAAttcgaaaaaaactaaaa GCTCAACTTCAGGAGAGAATGCACAAACTAAAGGACAAGCTTCTCCAAAACGTCTGCCGGCTGAATTAACAGCAAAGGCTGCTTCCAATCCTTCGCTGCTCCATCCTGTAACTTCGAGTGAAGCGCAGGTTCTGATCACAGCGGTGATTTCAGCTGCTAATACTTCCATTGGAAACCCAGTGTTGCGATTTCGTGAAACCGGACAACCagttacaaaaaataaag ACTTAACTGCAGGAAAGAAGGTGCGCCAGAAAGAACAAGAGTCTCAAAATCATTTGCCGGTTGAAATAACAACGATGACCGCTTCGAATCCTTCGTCGTTCCCTCCTGTAACTATGAGTGAAACGCAAGTTCTTATCTCTTCTCCTAGTCCACCGGTTTCAGTTGTCACTATTCGCAGTGAAACACCCGAACTACCAACCCCTGAAACTGGACAATGGGTAAAGGAAAATGGAG TATTGGCGTCGTCGGATTCTGCATCCGCTTCGATTTTCAATCAACACAAGCGGAAGAAGTGTGTCGAAAGTGAAACAA GTACTGAACAGATAGGTTGTAACAATTAG